In Kitasatospora gansuensis, a genomic segment contains:
- a CDS encoding carboxylesterase/lipase family protein, with protein sequence MTVTASKPSEPGPEVRTTAGALRGSREAGLTVFRGIPFAEPPVGALRFAAPQPVRSWDGVRAAVSYGPPPPQAGVFGMDAPAAGTAGDDWLTVNVWSPDPAPGAGLPVLVWIPGGAYVIGTSSLPEFDGGRLAAGGAVVVTLNYRLGIEGFAQLDGAPANRGLLDQVAALRWVRDNIRAFGGDPDRVTVFGQSAGGGSVAALLAMPSAAGLVRRAVVQSMPGTFFSPELAADIAAACAAELGLRPTVADLSTVAPSRLPAAGDAVAAKISRWRERWGRITHRPIPFAPVVDGEVLPTTPWRALADGAGRDTELLVGHVRDEHRLFSLIDGVLGQVTQDQAETALRELAPGPDGAQRYRTGFPAAGPEQLYELVNADWLFRMPTLHLAHAHTAAGGRTHVYELTWPAPAMDGALGACHGLDVPLVFGNLTSGQPAMLIGEPPFPEAEALSGRIRAAWTAFAADGDPGWPAYDLERRLVQLLDTPSTVTAYPEETSRLLWQDHVFPALPLTDR encoded by the coding sequence GTGACCGTCACCGCGTCCAAGCCGTCCGAGCCCGGTCCCGAAGTCCGTACGACGGCCGGAGCCCTGCGGGGCAGCCGGGAGGCGGGTCTGACGGTCTTCCGCGGCATCCCGTTCGCCGAACCGCCGGTCGGTGCGCTCCGGTTCGCCGCACCGCAGCCGGTACGCAGCTGGGACGGGGTACGGGCGGCCGTGTCGTACGGCCCGCCGCCCCCGCAGGCCGGGGTGTTCGGCATGGACGCGCCGGCGGCGGGGACGGCCGGTGACGACTGGCTGACCGTCAACGTCTGGTCACCCGACCCGGCCCCGGGCGCGGGTCTGCCCGTCCTGGTGTGGATCCCCGGCGGCGCCTACGTGATCGGCACTTCCAGCCTTCCGGAGTTCGACGGCGGCCGCCTGGCCGCGGGCGGCGCGGTCGTCGTAACGCTCAACTACCGGCTGGGTATCGAGGGGTTCGCGCAGCTCGACGGCGCCCCCGCCAACCGGGGCCTGCTCGACCAGGTCGCCGCCCTGCGGTGGGTGCGCGACAACATCCGGGCGTTCGGCGGCGATCCCGACCGGGTCACGGTCTTCGGCCAGTCGGCGGGCGGCGGTTCGGTCGCCGCGCTGCTGGCCATGCCGAGCGCGGCCGGGCTCGTCCGCCGGGCCGTCGTGCAGAGCATGCCGGGTACCTTCTTCTCGCCCGAGCTGGCCGCCGACATCGCCGCCGCCTGCGCCGCCGAACTGGGGCTGCGGCCCACGGTGGCCGACCTGTCCACGGTGGCCCCGTCCCGGCTGCCCGCCGCCGGTGACGCGGTCGCCGCGAAGATCAGCCGGTGGCGGGAGCGCTGGGGGCGGATCACCCACCGCCCGATCCCGTTCGCCCCCGTCGTCGACGGTGAGGTCCTGCCGACCACGCCCTGGCGGGCGCTGGCCGACGGCGCCGGCCGGGACACCGAGCTCCTGGTCGGCCATGTCCGCGACGAGCACCGGCTGTTCAGCCTGATCGACGGCGTACTCGGCCAGGTGACGCAGGATCAGGCCGAGACCGCCCTGCGCGAACTCGCCCCCGGCCCGGACGGCGCGCAGCGGTACCGTACGGGCTTCCCGGCCGCGGGCCCGGAGCAGCTGTACGAACTGGTCAACGCCGACTGGCTGTTCCGGATGCCGACCCTCCACCTCGCGCACGCGCACACCGCCGCCGGCGGCCGGACCCACGTCTACGAGCTGACCTGGCCCGCCCCGGCCATGGACGGCGCGCTCGGCGCCTGCCACGGCCTCGACGTGCCGCTCGTCTTCGGCAACCTGACCAGCGGTCAGCCTGCCATGCTGATCGGGGAACCCCCCTTCCCGGAGGCGGAGGCGCTGTCCGGGCGGATCCGCGCCGCGTGGACGGCGTTCGCGGCCGACGGTGACCCCGGCTGGCCCGCGTACGACCTCGAACGGCGCCTGGTCCAGCTCCTCGACACACCGTCAACGGTCACCGCCTACCCGGAGGAGACCTCCAGGCTGCTGTGGCAGGACCACGTCTTCCCGGCACTCCCGCTGACCGACCGTTAG
- a CDS encoding SGNH/GDSL hydrolase family protein: MPSTGTTPARTTLTALALTAALTGAAVTAASPAAAQTSYARYVALGDSYASAAGVPDQIDTACARSSRNYPSLVNAALAPAARADVTCGGATTAHMTTTQSGSGGPQFDALNADTDLVTLTIGGNDIGFADIIVRCATLGLFSANGAPCKSSYTKSGVDQLSAKIDATASKIAATLDGIRQRSPRATVLVTGYPAILPDNGTNCFSTVSIAKGDAPWLRDTEKHLNAVIAAQAAGHGARYVDTYTPSIGHDACKPTGTRWLEPLFASGAAAFHPNAAGEQSMATATLAAIG, encoded by the coding sequence ATGCCGTCGACCGGAACCACACCTGCCCGCACCACCCTCACCGCCCTCGCGCTGACCGCCGCGCTCACCGGTGCCGCGGTGACCGCCGCGAGCCCGGCCGCCGCCCAGACCTCCTACGCGCGCTACGTCGCGCTCGGCGACTCGTACGCCTCCGCCGCCGGCGTGCCGGACCAGATCGACACCGCGTGCGCCCGCTCCAGCCGCAACTACCCGTCGTTGGTGAACGCCGCGCTGGCCCCGGCCGCCCGGGCCGACGTCACCTGCGGCGGGGCCACCACCGCCCACATGACCACCACCCAAAGCGGCTCCGGCGGCCCGCAGTTCGACGCCCTCAACGCCGACACCGACCTGGTCACCCTCACCATCGGCGGCAACGACATCGGCTTCGCCGACATCATCGTGCGCTGCGCCACCCTCGGGCTGTTCTCCGCCAACGGCGCGCCCTGCAAGTCGAGTTACACCAAGTCCGGCGTCGACCAACTGTCCGCGAAGATCGACGCGACGGCCAGCAAGATCGCCGCCACCCTGGACGGCATCCGCCAACGCTCGCCCCGGGCCACCGTCCTGGTCACCGGCTACCCGGCGATCCTTCCCGACAACGGCACCAACTGCTTCTCCACCGTCTCCATCGCCAAGGGCGACGCCCCCTGGCTGCGCGACACCGAGAAGCACCTCAACGCGGTGATCGCCGCCCAGGCCGCCGGCCACGGCGCCCGCTACGTCGACACCTACACACCCTCCATCGGCCACGACGCCTGCAAGCCCACCGGCACCCGCTGGCTCGAGCCGCTCTTCGCCAGCGGCGCGGCCGCCTTCCACCCCAACGCCGCCGGCGAGCAGTCCATGGCCACCGCCACCCTGGCCGCCATCGGCTGA
- a CDS encoding MFS transporter, whose amino-acid sequence MTTVQTQLQTSPTTQLTLWERHFTLYFTARTVSLIGDAMMPVAAALAVGALYGISGVGFVLGTWTGTFVLLVLFGGVFADRFGARRMMVGADLARVLTQGVLAAAFFAGPPPFWLLVTMAGLAGAAAAMFQPGVNGMVPLVAREPQRANATLKVADALAQLLGPALAGLLITLTGAGTVYAIDGATFVLSALCLALVRPAPADPISPGTHGSSLRRELRQGWHEFRSRTWMWAVILIWVGYGVLLFGPLVPLSSALVGARLGPNAYGLAVSSLGVGTVLGGLLALRLRPARPLAAGAVAMALFTVLPLCVALGAGLPVLLACHVLGGGAWAFWSVMWATSVQTHTPPAVLNRVTAYELAGSVSGIALGQILAGPATTLASPDRLLLVSAGTCLTGCVALLAIPAIRTLRRAAPGSTGP is encoded by the coding sequence GTGACCACCGTACAGACTCAGCTCCAGACCTCCCCGACCACCCAACTCACCTTGTGGGAGCGACACTTCACGCTCTACTTCACCGCCCGCACGGTCTCGCTGATCGGCGACGCGATGATGCCGGTGGCCGCCGCACTCGCGGTCGGCGCGCTTTACGGGATCTCCGGGGTCGGCTTCGTCCTCGGCACCTGGACCGGGACGTTCGTCCTCCTGGTCCTGTTCGGCGGGGTGTTCGCCGACCGGTTCGGCGCGCGCCGGATGATGGTCGGCGCGGACCTTGCCCGGGTGCTCACCCAGGGTGTGCTGGCGGCCGCGTTCTTCGCCGGACCGCCGCCGTTCTGGCTGCTGGTGACCATGGCGGGTCTGGCCGGTGCGGCCGCCGCGATGTTCCAGCCGGGCGTGAACGGGATGGTCCCGCTGGTCGCCCGCGAGCCCCAACGGGCCAACGCCACCCTCAAGGTGGCCGACGCGCTCGCCCAACTGCTCGGGCCGGCGCTGGCCGGACTGCTGATCACGCTGACCGGCGCCGGGACGGTGTACGCGATCGACGGCGCCACCTTCGTGCTCAGCGCCCTCTGCCTGGCACTCGTCCGCCCCGCCCCTGCGGACCCCATCTCACCTGGCACCCACGGGAGTTCACTCCGCCGCGAGCTGCGCCAGGGCTGGCACGAGTTCCGCTCCCGCACCTGGATGTGGGCGGTGATCCTGATCTGGGTGGGCTACGGCGTGCTGCTGTTCGGCCCGCTGGTGCCGCTCAGCTCGGCGCTGGTCGGCGCCCGGCTCGGCCCGAACGCCTACGGCCTGGCGGTCTCCTCCCTCGGCGTCGGCACGGTGCTCGGCGGCCTGCTGGCACTGCGCCTCCGCCCGGCCCGGCCGCTGGCCGCCGGTGCGGTGGCGATGGCGCTGTTCACCGTGCTGCCGCTCTGCGTGGCGCTCGGCGCCGGACTGCCGGTGCTGCTGGCGTGCCACGTCCTCGGCGGCGGCGCCTGGGCGTTCTGGTCGGTGATGTGGGCGACCAGCGTGCAGACCCACACCCCGCCCGCGGTGCTCAACCGGGTCACCGCGTACGAGCTGGCCGGCTCGGTGTCCGGGATCGCGCTCGGCCAGATCCTGGCGGGACCGGCCACCACGCTGGCCTCCCCCGATCGACTGCTGCTGGTCTCGGCGGGCACCTGCCTGACGGGCTGCGTGGCACTGCTCGCGATCCCGGCGATCCGCACCCTGCGCCGCGCCGCGCCGGGGTCCACCGGACCATGA
- a CDS encoding GlxA family transcriptional regulator translates to MTPRSLPKSRAPHRVVALLQPPQSTFPLACAAEVFGDHSPANPVRYAFEVCTEHPGPVRTQAGYDLLVTAGLDALEHADTVLVPGWQQAAGTEVPAAVLAAVGRAHRRGARIVGICSGAFVLAAAGLLDGRRAATHWAQAAELAARFPQVRVDPAVLYVDHGDVATSAGSAAGVDLCLHLVSADQGAAYAMRIARQMVMPPHREGCQLQYAELPTSGPVPDSLAPLLEWLAGRLDQPVSVAEMAVRSQVSARTLTRRFTEQLGISPGRWLLDRRIAATRALLEETDLPVETIARRVGLSSAVNLRRRFHEALRTTPAAYRRAFRVNEAG, encoded by the coding sequence ATGACGCCTCGTTCGCTCCCGAAGTCCCGTGCGCCGCACCGGGTCGTGGCACTGCTGCAGCCCCCGCAGTCCACCTTCCCGCTGGCCTGCGCGGCCGAGGTGTTCGGGGACCACAGCCCGGCGAACCCCGTCCGCTACGCCTTCGAGGTCTGCACCGAACACCCCGGCCCGGTGCGCACCCAGGCCGGTTACGACCTGCTGGTGACGGCGGGTCTGGACGCGTTGGAGCACGCGGACACCGTGCTGGTCCCCGGCTGGCAGCAGGCGGCCGGGACCGAGGTTCCGGCGGCGGTGCTCGCGGCGGTCGGCCGGGCGCACCGGCGCGGCGCGCGGATCGTCGGCATCTGCTCGGGCGCCTTCGTGCTCGCCGCCGCCGGGTTGCTGGACGGCCGGCGGGCCGCCACCCACTGGGCCCAGGCCGCCGAACTGGCCGCCCGGTTCCCGCAGGTCCGGGTCGACCCCGCGGTGCTCTACGTGGACCACGGCGACGTCGCCACCAGTGCCGGTTCGGCGGCGGGCGTGGACCTCTGCCTGCACCTGGTGAGCGCCGACCAGGGCGCCGCGTACGCGATGCGGATCGCCCGGCAGATGGTGATGCCGCCGCACCGCGAGGGCTGCCAGCTGCAGTACGCCGAACTGCCCACCTCCGGACCGGTCCCCGACTCGCTGGCCCCGCTGCTGGAGTGGCTGGCCGGGCGGCTGGACCAGCCGGTCAGCGTCGCCGAGATGGCGGTCCGCTCCCAGGTCTCGGCCCGTACGCTGACCCGGCGCTTCACCGAGCAGCTGGGCATCAGCCCCGGCCGCTGGCTGCTGGACCGGCGGATCGCCGCCACCCGAGCCCTGCTGGAGGAGACCGACCTGCCCGTGGAGACCATCGCCCGCCGGGTCGGTCTCTCCTCGGCCGTCAACCTGCGCCGACGCTTCCACGAGGCCCTGCGCACCACGCCCGCCGCGTACCGGCGCGCCTTCCGCGTGAACGAGGCCGGGTAG
- a CDS encoding FAD-binding oxidoreductase, with translation MAQKVTRRGFLGSAGAVASTLGGLATGTPGAAAATDPPPAPIVRGDGRYETLSQGFNQRWTSDPSYIQLITGDTDALTAVGEALERRLRPTVRSGGHCYEDFVANDGGAILDISPMNGVRKGTDKYGNTAYCVEAGATNWDMYTTLFRRYDVTVPGGSCYSVGAGGHIVGGGYGLLSRRHGLTVDHLVQVDVVTLRNGGPEVTSAHRDDPAGSDTAELFWAHTGAGGGNFGVILRYWFAADLPKPPPRVWLSSVAWKWSELRQRPEDLTRLLRNYGEFFAAHSAADEPTYQGLFTLLKLTHHSNDNVVLLAQWDGEEVGPLDRFLGAVEAGMRTRATVQTGSVGGLFLPYPDKRRQLPWFQATMTLNGSGDNQRGKYKSAYHRRPFTEHQITAICHWLTHDVPDVDLSQTLLQVDSYGCRINAVAPADTAVPQRDSILKLQYQTYWTNPADDPAHLGFLQDFYRDVYRDAGGVPGLDGDTDGAYVNYPDTDLGVATDPDPDYPRLYYKAGYPRLQAAKKTWDPENVFHHKQSIVPPG, from the coding sequence ATGGCTCAGAAAGTGACCCGGCGGGGATTTCTGGGCAGCGCGGGAGCCGTGGCCTCCACCCTCGGCGGTCTGGCGACCGGCACGCCCGGTGCGGCGGCGGCCACCGACCCGCCGCCCGCGCCGATCGTCCGCGGTGACGGACGGTACGAGACGCTGAGCCAGGGATTCAACCAGCGCTGGACGAGCGACCCGAGCTACATCCAGCTGATCACCGGCGACACGGACGCACTGACCGCCGTCGGCGAGGCGCTGGAGCGCCGGCTGCGCCCCACCGTCCGCAGCGGCGGGCACTGTTACGAGGACTTCGTCGCCAACGACGGTGGCGCCATCCTCGACATCAGCCCGATGAACGGCGTCCGGAAGGGGACCGACAAGTACGGCAACACCGCCTACTGCGTCGAGGCGGGCGCCACCAACTGGGACATGTACACCACGCTGTTCCGCCGGTACGACGTCACCGTCCCCGGCGGCTCCTGCTACTCGGTGGGCGCGGGCGGCCACATCGTCGGCGGGGGCTACGGGCTGCTCTCCCGGCGGCACGGTCTGACGGTGGACCACCTGGTGCAGGTGGACGTCGTCACGCTCCGGAACGGCGGTCCCGAGGTGACCTCGGCGCACCGCGACGATCCGGCGGGGTCGGACACCGCCGAGCTGTTCTGGGCGCACACGGGGGCGGGCGGCGGGAACTTCGGCGTCATCCTGCGCTACTGGTTCGCCGCGGACCTGCCCAAGCCGCCGCCCCGGGTCTGGCTGAGCAGCGTCGCCTGGAAGTGGTCCGAGCTCCGGCAGCGACCCGAGGACCTGACCAGACTCCTGCGGAACTACGGCGAGTTCTTCGCCGCGCACAGTGCCGCCGACGAGCCGACGTACCAGGGCCTGTTCACCCTGCTGAAGCTCACCCACCACAGCAACGACAACGTCGTCCTGCTCGCGCAGTGGGACGGCGAGGAGGTCGGGCCGCTCGACCGCTTCCTCGGTGCGGTCGAGGCCGGGATGCGGACCCGGGCCACCGTGCAGACCGGCAGCGTCGGCGGCCTGTTCCTGCCCTACCCCGACAAACGGCGCCAACTGCCGTGGTTCCAGGCCACCATGACGCTGAACGGATCCGGCGACAACCAGCGCGGCAAGTACAAGTCCGCGTACCACCGCAGGCCGTTCACCGAGCACCAGATCACCGCGATCTGTCACTGGCTGACCCACGACGTACCGGACGTGGACCTGTCGCAGACCCTGCTGCAGGTCGACTCGTACGGCTGCCGGATCAACGCCGTCGCCCCGGCCGACACCGCCGTCCCGCAGCGTGACTCGATCCTCAAGCTCCAGTACCAGACGTACTGGACCAACCCGGCCGACGACCCGGCCCACCTGGGCTTTCTACAGGACTTCTACCGGGACGTGTACCGCGACGCCGGGGGCGTCCCGGGGCTCGACGGTGACACCGACGGCGCGTACGTCAACTACCCCGACACCGATCTCGGCGTCGCCACCGACCCCGACCCGGACTACCCGCGCCTCTACTACAAGGCCGGCTACCCGCGACTCCAGGCGGCCAAGAAGACCTGGGACCCGGAGAACGTCTTCCACCACAAGCAGTCGATCGTTCCGCCCGGGTAG
- a CDS encoding N-acetylglucosamine kinase — protein MTGAPLVLGLDVGGSTTRVLLADLDGRVLAGAEGAGGNPVAHGETAAAQRILDTLRAALAEVDPARVTAGVIGLAGGLIVATALDRVWSAAGLLITPRLVSDLELAYAAGTFGPAGSVLLSGTGAAAAHCRDFRPVRTADGHGWLLGDRGSGYWLGRAAVETALAANDRGELDGLAAQVVRTLAGPHPPGPRARSAVIAAAHADAPVRLARLAPLVLTAATAGDPQARRLVERAADHLLDSLATVRAPHSELPVVLAGGVLAPDSPLSAEVRARIAGRWPDAPLTHAGNTAGAAAWLATRQLGPTDGALHTRLTTGDQSIR, from the coding sequence GTGACCGGCGCGCCGCTGGTGCTCGGCCTGGACGTCGGCGGCTCCACCACCCGGGTGCTGCTCGCCGACCTGGACGGCCGGGTCCTCGCCGGTGCGGAGGGTGCGGGCGGCAACCCGGTCGCGCACGGCGAGACCGCCGCCGCCCAGCGCATCCTGGACACCCTGCGGGCCGCCCTGGCCGAGGTCGATCCGGCCAGGGTCACGGCCGGCGTGATCGGCCTGGCCGGCGGGCTGATCGTCGCCACCGCCCTCGACCGGGTCTGGTCGGCTGCCGGACTCCTGATCACCCCGCGCCTGGTCAGCGATCTCGAACTCGCCTACGCCGCAGGCACCTTCGGCCCGGCCGGGTCGGTCCTGCTCAGCGGCACCGGCGCGGCGGCGGCCCACTGCCGCGACTTCCGGCCCGTCCGGACCGCCGACGGCCACGGCTGGCTGCTCGGCGACCGGGGCTCCGGCTACTGGCTCGGCCGCGCGGCCGTCGAGACCGCCCTCGCCGCCAACGACCGGGGCGAACTCGACGGCCTCGCCGCCCAGGTGGTCCGCACCCTGGCCGGCCCGCACCCGCCCGGCCCCCGGGCCCGCTCCGCCGTCATCGCCGCCGCACACGCCGACGCCCCCGTCCGGCTGGCCCGGCTCGCCCCGCTCGTCCTGACGGCGGCCACCGCAGGCGACCCGCAGGCCCGCCGGCTGGTCGAACGCGCGGCCGACCACCTGCTCGACTCGCTCGCCACCGTCCGCGCACCGCACTCCGAGCTCCCGGTGGTGCTGGCGGGCGGTGTGCTCGCACCGGACTCCCCGCTCAGCGCCGAAGTGCGCGCCCGCATCGCCGGCCGCTGGCCCGACGCCCCGCTCACCCACGCGGGCAACACCGCGGGCGCGGCCGCCTGGCTGGCCACCCGTCAACTCGGCCCCACCGACGGTGCGTTGCACACCCGGCTGACCACGGGCGATCAGTCCATCAGGTAA
- a CDS encoding sugar isomerase domain-containing protein: protein MPTPSAAEFAAAAHAAIDRVSKEQAEGVVGAAELIVAALAADGIVQAFGTGHSEALAMEIAGRAGGLVPSNRIALRDVVLYGGRPLEALAGPELERGTDSAALLYELAAPHPADVFVLASNSGVNGCVVELARLAKENGHPLIAITSAEHTARVEPKHPSGLRLRDLADVALDNGAPYGDAVLPMSGGGRACGISSITAALLAQQIVAEVIARIEAAGGVPPVYLSANIPGGDEHNRVLEARYAGRIRRTA, encoded by the coding sequence GTGCCCACACCGTCAGCGGCGGAGTTCGCGGCCGCGGCCCACGCCGCCATCGACCGCGTCAGCAAGGAACAGGCCGAAGGGGTGGTCGGGGCCGCCGAGTTGATCGTCGCGGCGCTGGCCGCCGACGGCATCGTGCAGGCGTTCGGCACCGGTCACTCCGAGGCGCTCGCCATGGAGATCGCGGGCCGGGCCGGCGGGCTGGTCCCCAGCAACCGGATCGCCCTGCGCGACGTGGTGCTCTACGGCGGGCGGCCGCTGGAGGCCCTGGCGGGGCCCGAGTTGGAGCGCGGCACCGACTCCGCCGCCCTGCTGTACGAGCTCGCGGCGCCGCACCCGGCCGACGTCTTCGTGCTCGCCTCGAACTCCGGCGTGAACGGCTGCGTGGTCGAACTCGCCCGGCTGGCCAAGGAGAACGGCCACCCGCTGATCGCCATCACCTCCGCCGAGCACACCGCCCGCGTCGAGCCCAAGCACCCGTCCGGCCTGCGGCTGCGCGACCTGGCCGACGTCGCGCTGGACAACGGGGCGCCCTACGGCGACGCCGTGCTGCCGATGAGCGGCGGCGGCCGGGCCTGCGGCATCTCCTCGATCACCGCCGCCCTGCTCGCCCAGCAGATCGTCGCCGAGGTGATCGCGCGGATCGAGGCCGCCGGCGGCGTCCCGCCCGTCTACCTGTCGGCCAACATTCCCGGCGGTGACGAACACAACCGGGTGCTGGAGGCACGCTACGCCGGCCGCATCCGCCGTACCGCGTGA
- a CDS encoding phytoene/squalene synthase family protein, translated as MGRWERALDAAGVHDPGLRADYGRQRQQVAAYKREVAVATGLLLPAALVPHVIAAAAFMHRTDTLLDSGPAADRRAASARWERKVSESLAAGRSDNPEIRPLLHSVEAHPGLRDRVVDYLAAATADLEFAGFATEDDYQRYVDGYSLPAFMVVATLLGPDGDQTAYRAACRTFIDAGQRLDFVNDLAEDLADGRLTLPAQTLAEHGVTRTDLEQARTGPAVLALLTDQLDRVDRTLTAGRAVIGLVPAAHRPMVRCLVRVDELTSAAARSAGAALLRRPASPGKFAALRLLGREYLRARRSPS; from the coding sequence GTGGGCAGGTGGGAACGGGCGCTGGACGCGGCCGGGGTGCACGACCCCGGACTGCGGGCGGACTACGGACGGCAGCGGCAGCAGGTCGCCGCGTACAAGCGGGAGGTCGCGGTGGCCACCGGCCTGCTGCTGCCCGCCGCGCTGGTCCCGCACGTGATCGCGGCTGCGGCGTTCATGCACCGCACCGACACCCTGCTCGACAGCGGCCCCGCGGCCGACCGCCGGGCGGCGTCCGCCCGCTGGGAGCGGAAGGTCTCCGAGAGTCTCGCCGCCGGGCGTTCCGACAACCCGGAGATCCGGCCGCTGCTGCACAGCGTCGAGGCGCACCCCGGGCTGCGAGACCGTGTCGTGGACTACCTCGCCGCCGCGACCGCGGATCTCGAGTTCGCCGGGTTCGCCACCGAGGACGACTACCAGCGCTACGTGGACGGGTACTCGCTGCCCGCCTTCATGGTCGTGGCCACCCTGCTCGGCCCGGACGGTGACCAGACCGCCTACCGGGCGGCCTGCCGGACGTTCATCGACGCCGGCCAGCGGCTGGACTTCGTCAACGACCTCGCCGAGGACCTGGCGGACGGCCGGCTGACCCTCCCGGCGCAGACCTTGGCCGAGCACGGCGTCACCCGGACCGATCTGGAGCAGGCCAGGACCGGGCCGGCCGTGCTGGCGCTGTTGACCGACCAACTGGACCGGGTGGACCGCACCCTGACGGCGGGCCGGGCAGTCATCGGCCTCGTACCGGCCGCCCACCGGCCGATGGTCCGGTGCCTGGTCCGCGTGGACGAGCTCACCAGCGCCGCCGCGCGCTCCGCCGGCGCGGCTCTGCTGCGCCGGCCGGCGAGTCCTGGCAAGTTCGCCGCGCTCCGACTGCTGGGCCGCGAGTACCTGCGGGCCCGGCGGTCGCCCAGCTGA
- a CDS encoding cold-shock protein, whose protein sequence is MATGTVKWFNAEKGYGFASQDDGGPDVFVHFSAIQSGGYRSLEENQRVEFEITQGPKGPQAEMLRVLED, encoded by the coding sequence ATGGCAACAGGCACTGTGAAGTGGTTCAACGCGGAGAAGGGCTACGGCTTCGCCAGCCAGGACGACGGAGGCCCGGACGTGTTCGTGCACTTCTCGGCGATCCAGAGCGGTGGATACCGGAGCCTGGAGGAGAACCAGCGGGTGGAGTTCGAGATCACCCAGGGCCCGAAGGGCCCGCAGGCGGAAATGCTCCGGGTCCTGGAGGACTGA
- a CDS encoding LPXTG cell wall anchor domain-containing protein — translation MRATAVVAAALGSVALVGGTQAQAVDGDSATGASASASASASTDAAGEAAASSAPSASASTSALPSASAGTSTSPSASPEPSHTPGAVGDLPRPSPGKECREYPFGENSVRSELRGLPGTIVAGSGWHEFGYRATNISDRTLAQVDLNIDLGVVRSDGVTDVDQLLLTLQWFDVADQTWKKAPKEIANYGLFAGARDLRAGEYVDARMRIRVENGAPAASAYFFTVGYSLGVEGKCGHGAAYRWDFKVVPAGTPPVSGGSSPRPVPATHPSASASPVPAPDRVSLPVAGRLASTGSSDDTPLLTALGTGAVLLGTGTVVLARRRTR, via the coding sequence ATGAGGGCGACCGCGGTGGTCGCGGCCGCGCTCGGCTCGGTGGCCCTTGTGGGCGGCACGCAGGCCCAGGCCGTGGACGGTGACAGTGCTACGGGCGCCTCGGCGAGCGCCTCCGCCTCGGCGAGTACGGACGCGGCAGGAGAGGCGGCCGCATCGTCCGCCCCGAGCGCGTCGGCGAGTACTTCTGCCCTGCCGAGCGCGTCCGCTGGCACTTCCACTTCGCCGAGCGCTTCGCCGGAGCCGTCGCACACTCCGGGCGCGGTGGGCGACCTGCCCCGGCCGTCGCCGGGCAAGGAGTGCCGGGAGTACCCGTTCGGGGAGAACTCCGTCCGGTCCGAGCTGCGCGGCCTTCCCGGCACCATCGTCGCGGGCTCGGGCTGGCACGAGTTCGGCTACCGGGCCACCAACATCTCCGACCGGACGCTGGCTCAGGTCGACCTGAACATCGATCTGGGTGTGGTGCGCAGCGACGGCGTCACAGACGTTGACCAACTCCTGCTGACCCTCCAGTGGTTCGACGTCGCCGACCAGACGTGGAAGAAGGCTCCCAAGGAGATCGCCAACTACGGTCTGTTCGCCGGGGCGAGGGATCTGCGGGCCGGTGAGTACGTGGACGCCCGGATGCGGATCCGGGTCGAGAACGGGGCGCCCGCCGCGAGCGCCTATTTCTTCACCGTCGGCTACTCGCTGGGTGTGGAGGGCAAGTGCGGCCACGGCGCCGCTTACCGGTGGGACTTCAAGGTCGTACCCGCAGGAACCCCGCCGGTCTCGGGCGGGAGTTCGCCCCGTCCGGTGCCGGCAACCCATCCCAGCGCCTCCGCTTCTCCCGTCCCGGCACCGGACCGGGTCTCGCTTCCGGTCGCCGGTCGGTTGGCCAGCACGGGTTCCTCCGACGACACCCCGCTGCTCACGGCCCTCGGCACCGGCGCGGTACTGCTCGGCACCGGCACAGTCGTCCTCGCGCGTCGTCGCACCCGCTGA